A genomic stretch from Telopea speciosissima isolate NSW1024214 ecotype Mountain lineage chromosome 7, Tspe_v1, whole genome shotgun sequence includes:
- the LOC122667101 gene encoding agamous-like MADS-box protein AGL11 isoform X2, with amino-acid sequence MGRGKIEIKRIENTTNRQVTFCKRRNGLLKKAYELSVLCDAEVALIVFSSRGRLYEYSNNSIKSTIERYKKVSSDSSNITSVAEANAQYYQQEATKLRQQIQILTNANRHLMGDSLSSLTVKELKQLENRLERGMTRIRSKKHELLFAEIEYMQKREMELQNDNMYLRAKIAENERAQQANMVTGQDFEPIQSYDSRNYYQVNMLEGGPAYSHPDQSQTALHLG; translated from the exons ATGGGGAGAGGAAAGATTGAAATCAAGAGGATTGAGAACACCACAAACCGTCAGGTTACCTTCTGTAAGAGAAGGAATGGACTTCTGAAGAAAGCTTACGAGTTATCGGTCCTTTGTGATGCCGAAGTAGCTCTTATCGTCTTCTCAAGCCGCGGTCGCCTCTATGAGTACTCTAATAACAG CATAAAATCAACTATAGAGAGGTACAAGAAGGTCTCTTCAGATAGTTCAAACATAACCTCTGTTGCAGAGGCAAATGCTCAA TATTATCAACAAGAAGCTACAAAGTTGCGCCAGCAAATACAAATCCTGACGAATGCGAACAG ACACTTGATGGGTGATTCACTCAGTTCTCTAACTGTCAAGGAGCTGAAGCAGCTGGAGAACCGACTTGAACGAGGCATGACACGCATAAGATCCAAGAAG cATGAGCTATTATTTGCCGAAATCGAATACATGCAGAAAAGG GAAATGGAACTTCAGAATGACAATATGTACCTGCGAGCTAAG ATAGCTGAAAACGAGCGTGCACAGCAAGCAAATATGGTAACAGGGCAAGATTTCGAGCCAATTCAGTCATACGATTCGCGGAACTACTATCAAGTGAATATGTTAGAGGGAGGACCTGCCTACTCTCATCCTGATCAGAGTCAGACAGCTCTTCATCTTGG GTAG
- the LOC122667101 gene encoding agamous-like MADS-box protein AGL11 isoform X1, whose product MGRGKIEIKRIENTTNRQVTFCKRRNGLLKKAYELSVLCDAEVALIVFSSRGRLYEYSNNSIKSTIERYKKVSSDSSNITSVAEANAQYYQQEATKLRQQIQILTNANRHLMGDSLSSLTVKELKQLENRLERGMTRIRSKKHELLFAEIEYMQKREMELQNDNMYLRAKIAENERAQQANMVTGQDFEPIQSYDSRNYYQVNMLEGGPAYSHPDQSQTALHLG is encoded by the exons ATGGGGAGAGGAAAGATTGAAATCAAGAGGATTGAGAACACCACAAACCGTCAGGTTACCTTCTGTAAGAGAAGGAATGGACTTCTGAAGAAAGCTTACGAGTTATCGGTCCTTTGTGATGCCGAAGTAGCTCTTATCGTCTTCTCAAGCCGCGGTCGCCTCTATGAGTACTCTAATAACAG CATAAAATCAACTATAGAGAGGTACAAGAAGGTCTCTTCAGATAGTTCAAACATAACCTCTGTTGCAGAGGCAAATGCTCAA TATTATCAACAAGAAGCTACAAAGTTGCGCCAGCAAATACAAATCCTGACGAATGCGAACAG ACACTTGATGGGTGATTCACTCAGTTCTCTAACTGTCAAGGAGCTGAAGCAGCTGGAGAACCGACTTGAACGAGGCATGACACGCATAAGATCCAAGAAG cATGAGCTATTATTTGCCGAAATCGAATACATGCAGAAAAGG GAAATGGAACTTCAGAATGACAATATGTACCTGCGAGCTAAG ATAGCTGAAAACGAGCGTGCACAGCAAGCAAATATGGTAACAGGGCAAGATTTCGAGCCAATTCAGTCATACGATTCGCGGAACTACTATCAAGTGAATATGTTAGAGGGAGGACCTGCCTACTCTCATCCTGATCAGAGTCAGACAGCTCTTCATCTTGGGTAA